A DNA window from Lepidochelys kempii isolate rLepKem1 chromosome 9, rLepKem1.hap2, whole genome shotgun sequence contains the following coding sequences:
- the BCL6 gene encoding B-cell lymphoma 6 protein isoform X2, translating to MASQADSCIQFTRHASDVLLNLNRLRSRDILTDVVIIVNREQFRAHKTVLMACSGLFYSIFTDQLKCNLNIITLAPDINPEGFCILLDFMYTSRLNLRESNIMAVMTTALYLQMEHVVDTCRSEAEVVSAMKTPREEFLTGRMLSHPEVMAYRSREVSENNMPLRNTPLCDGRAFASSLYSGLSGSPLSYTGYNPIPVNGFLLDDELREARIPLPDVSRVNPFPKERMLPCDSSRTIPTDYTRAVTDLSANMCHATIYSPKEAAAEEARNDMHYSIAAGPKPVAPLVRNNPYFACDKAAKEEERTSSEDEISQHFEPTNTPVNRKGLISPQSPQKSDCQPNSPTESSSSKNARIGQSSGSLGTKSPTDPKACNWKKYKFIVLNNLNQSTKQDGADQNEAGTLSPHSYVSASACQQSMEPENLDVQSPTKLSLNGEDSTIPQASRLNNIVNRSLDGSPQSSEGQSPLYLHSSKCSSCGSQSPQHSEMCLHTPGSTFGEEMGETHSEYSDSSCENGAFFCNECDCRFSEEASLKRHSLQAHSDKPYKCDRCQASFRYKGNLASHKTVHTGEKPYRCTICGAQFNRPANLKTHTRIHSGEKPYKCETCGARFVQVAHLRAHVLIHTGEKPYPCEICGTRFRHLQTLKSHLRIHTGEKPYHCEKCNLHFRHKSQLRLHLRQKHGAITNTKVQYRVSTAELPPELPKAC from the exons ATGGCCTCTCAGGCAGACAGCTGCATCCAGTTCACCCGTCACGCAAGTGACGTGCTTCTCAATCTCAACCGCCTTCGGAGCCGGGATATCCTCACCGATGTTGTTATCATCGTGAACCGGGAACAGTTCAGAGCCCACAAAACTGTCCTCATGGCCTGCAG CGGCCTCTTCTACAGCATATTCACTGACCAGCTAAAGTGCAATCTGAACATCATCACTCTGGCCCCAGACATCAACCCCGAGGGATTCTGCATCCTGCTGGACTTCATGTACACCTCCCGCCTCAACCTGAGGGAAAGCAACATCATGGCCGTCATGACCACCGCGCTCTACCTACAGATGGAGCACGTTGTCGATACTTGCCGAAG TGAAGCCGAGGTGGTCTCTGCAATGAAGACGCCAAGGGAAGAGTTCTTGACGGGCCGGATGCTGAGTCATCCAGAGGTGATGGCTTACAGGAGCCGGGAAGTCTCCGAGAACAACATGCCTCTCCGAAACACGCCTCTCTGTGATGGGAGGGCCTTTGCCTCCAGTTTGTACAGTGGCCTGTCTGGATCGCCCCTTTCCTACACTGGATACAACCCCATTCCAGTCAACGGTTTCCTCTTAGATGACGAGCTGCGAGAGGCGAGGATCCCCCTGCCGGATGTCTCGAGGGTCAACCCTTTCCCAAAGGAGAGAATGCTGCCATGTGACAGCTCCAGGACAATCCCCACAGACTACACCAGAGCTGTCACCGACCTTTCAGCCAACATGTGCCACGCCACCATCTATTCTCCAAAAGAGGCTGCTGCTGAAGAGGCCAGAAATGATATGCACTACAGCATAGCCGCTGGCCCTAAGCCCGTCGCACCTCTGGTCCGAAACAATCCCTACTTTGCCTGTGACAAAGCAGCCAAAGAAGAAGAGCGGACCTCTTCAGAAGACGAGATAAGCCAGCACTTCGAACCAACCAACACACCAGTGAACCGAAAGGGTCTCATcagcccccagagcccccagAAGTCAGACTGCCAACCCAACTCGCCAACCGAGTCCAGCAGCAGCAAGAACGCCCGCATCGGTCAAAGCTCTGGCTCTCTGGGTACCAAGAGCCCTACTGACCCCAAAGCCTGCAACTGGAAGAAGTACAAATTCATTGTCCTCAACAACCTAAACCAGAGCACCAAGCAAGATGGTGCCGACCAGAATGAAGCGGGGACCCTCTCCCCTCACTCCTACGTGTCTGCGTCGGCTTGCCAGCAGTCCATGGAACCTGAGAATCTAGACGTCCAGTCCCCAACCAAGCTGAGCTTGAATGGGGAAGACTCGACAATCCCACAAGCCAGCAGGCTCAACAACATTGTGAACAG ATCCCTGGATGGGTCCCCTCAGAGCAGTGAGGGGCAGTCCCCTCTGTACCTGCATTCCTCAAAATGCAGCTCCTGCGGCTCCCAGTCCCCCCAGCATTCTGAGATGTGCCTTCACACCCCTGGCTCGACCTTCGGAGAGGAAATGGGCGAAACCCACTCCGAATACTCCGACTCCAGTTGTG AAAACGGAGCCTTCTTCTGCAATGAGTGCGACTGCAGGTTCTCTGAAGAGGCTTCTCTCAAGAGGCACTCCCTGCAGGCACACAGTGATAAGCCCTACAAGTGTGACCGTTGCCAGGCCTCCTTCCGCTACAAGGGAAACCTAGCCAGCCACAAAACCGTTCACACAG GTGAGAAGCCATATCGTTGCACTATCTGCGGAGCGCAGTTCAACCGCCCGGCCAACCTGAAGACCCACACACGCATCCACTCCGGAGAGAAGCCCTACAAGTGTGAGACCTGCGGGGCTAGATTTGTCCAG GTTGCCCATCTCCGAGCTCATGTGCTAATCCACACTGGCGAAAAACCCtacccctgtgaaatctgtggcACGCGCTTCCGGCACCTGCAAACGCTCAAAAGTCACCttcgaatccacacaggagagaaaccgtACCAT TGTGAGAAATGTAACCTGCATTTCCGCCACAAAAGCCAGCTGCGGCTGCACCTCCGGCAGAAACATGGCGCCATCACCAACACCAAGGTGCAATATCGCGTCTCGACAGCCGAGCTGCCACCAGAACTGCCCAAGGCGTGCTGA
- the BCL6 gene encoding B-cell lymphoma 6 protein isoform X3, producing the protein MASQADSCIQFTRHASDVLLNLNRLRSRDILTDVVIIVNREQFRAHKTVLMACSGLFYSIFTDQLKCNLNIITLAPDINPEGFCILLDFMYTSRLNLRESNIMAVMTTALYLQMEHVVDTCRRFVKSSEAEVVSAMKTPREEFLTGRMLSHPEVMAYRSREVSENNMPLRNTPLCDGRAFASSLYSGLSGSPLSYTGYNPIPVNGFLLDDELREARIPLPDVSRVNPFPKERMLPCDSSRTIPTDYTRAVTDLSANMCHATIYSPKEAAAEEARNDMHYSIAAGPKPVAPLVRNNPYFACDKAAKEEERTSSEDEISQHFEPTNTPVNRKGLISPQSPQKSDCQPNSPTESSSSKNARIGQSSGSLGTKSPTDPKACNWKKYKFIVLNNLNQSTKQDGADQNEAGTLSPHSYVSASACQQSMEPENLDVQSPTKLSLNGEDSTIPQASRLNNIVNRSLDGSPQSSEGQSPLYLHSSKCSSCGSQSPQHSEMCLHTPGSTFGEEMGETHSEYSDSSCGEKPYRCTICGAQFNRPANLKTHTRIHSGEKPYKCETCGARFVQVAHLRAHVLIHTGEKPYPCEICGTRFRHLQTLKSHLRIHTGEKPYHCEKCNLHFRHKSQLRLHLRQKHGAITNTKVQYRVSTAELPPELPKAC; encoded by the exons ATGGCCTCTCAGGCAGACAGCTGCATCCAGTTCACCCGTCACGCAAGTGACGTGCTTCTCAATCTCAACCGCCTTCGGAGCCGGGATATCCTCACCGATGTTGTTATCATCGTGAACCGGGAACAGTTCAGAGCCCACAAAACTGTCCTCATGGCCTGCAG CGGCCTCTTCTACAGCATATTCACTGACCAGCTAAAGTGCAATCTGAACATCATCACTCTGGCCCCAGACATCAACCCCGAGGGATTCTGCATCCTGCTGGACTTCATGTACACCTCCCGCCTCAACCTGAGGGAAAGCAACATCATGGCCGTCATGACCACCGCGCTCTACCTACAGATGGAGCACGTTGTCGATACTTGCCGAAGGTTTGTCAAGTCTAG TGAAGCCGAGGTGGTCTCTGCAATGAAGACGCCAAGGGAAGAGTTCTTGACGGGCCGGATGCTGAGTCATCCAGAGGTGATGGCTTACAGGAGCCGGGAAGTCTCCGAGAACAACATGCCTCTCCGAAACACGCCTCTCTGTGATGGGAGGGCCTTTGCCTCCAGTTTGTACAGTGGCCTGTCTGGATCGCCCCTTTCCTACACTGGATACAACCCCATTCCAGTCAACGGTTTCCTCTTAGATGACGAGCTGCGAGAGGCGAGGATCCCCCTGCCGGATGTCTCGAGGGTCAACCCTTTCCCAAAGGAGAGAATGCTGCCATGTGACAGCTCCAGGACAATCCCCACAGACTACACCAGAGCTGTCACCGACCTTTCAGCCAACATGTGCCACGCCACCATCTATTCTCCAAAAGAGGCTGCTGCTGAAGAGGCCAGAAATGATATGCACTACAGCATAGCCGCTGGCCCTAAGCCCGTCGCACCTCTGGTCCGAAACAATCCCTACTTTGCCTGTGACAAAGCAGCCAAAGAAGAAGAGCGGACCTCTTCAGAAGACGAGATAAGCCAGCACTTCGAACCAACCAACACACCAGTGAACCGAAAGGGTCTCATcagcccccagagcccccagAAGTCAGACTGCCAACCCAACTCGCCAACCGAGTCCAGCAGCAGCAAGAACGCCCGCATCGGTCAAAGCTCTGGCTCTCTGGGTACCAAGAGCCCTACTGACCCCAAAGCCTGCAACTGGAAGAAGTACAAATTCATTGTCCTCAACAACCTAAACCAGAGCACCAAGCAAGATGGTGCCGACCAGAATGAAGCGGGGACCCTCTCCCCTCACTCCTACGTGTCTGCGTCGGCTTGCCAGCAGTCCATGGAACCTGAGAATCTAGACGTCCAGTCCCCAACCAAGCTGAGCTTGAATGGGGAAGACTCGACAATCCCACAAGCCAGCAGGCTCAACAACATTGTGAACAG ATCCCTGGATGGGTCCCCTCAGAGCAGTGAGGGGCAGTCCCCTCTGTACCTGCATTCCTCAAAATGCAGCTCCTGCGGCTCCCAGTCCCCCCAGCATTCTGAGATGTGCCTTCACACCCCTGGCTCGACCTTCGGAGAGGAAATGGGCGAAACCCACTCCGAATACTCCGACTCCAGTTGTG GTGAGAAGCCATATCGTTGCACTATCTGCGGAGCGCAGTTCAACCGCCCGGCCAACCTGAAGACCCACACACGCATCCACTCCGGAGAGAAGCCCTACAAGTGTGAGACCTGCGGGGCTAGATTTGTCCAG GTTGCCCATCTCCGAGCTCATGTGCTAATCCACACTGGCGAAAAACCCtacccctgtgaaatctgtggcACGCGCTTCCGGCACCTGCAAACGCTCAAAAGTCACCttcgaatccacacaggagagaaaccgtACCAT TGTGAGAAATGTAACCTGCATTTCCGCCACAAAAGCCAGCTGCGGCTGCACCTCCGGCAGAAACATGGCGCCATCACCAACACCAAGGTGCAATATCGCGTCTCGACAGCCGAGCTGCCACCAGAACTGCCCAAGGCGTGCTGA
- the BCL6 gene encoding B-cell lymphoma 6 protein isoform X1, translated as MASQADSCIQFTRHASDVLLNLNRLRSRDILTDVVIIVNREQFRAHKTVLMACSGLFYSIFTDQLKCNLNIITLAPDINPEGFCILLDFMYTSRLNLRESNIMAVMTTALYLQMEHVVDTCRRFVKSSEAEVVSAMKTPREEFLTGRMLSHPEVMAYRSREVSENNMPLRNTPLCDGRAFASSLYSGLSGSPLSYTGYNPIPVNGFLLDDELREARIPLPDVSRVNPFPKERMLPCDSSRTIPTDYTRAVTDLSANMCHATIYSPKEAAAEEARNDMHYSIAAGPKPVAPLVRNNPYFACDKAAKEEERTSSEDEISQHFEPTNTPVNRKGLISPQSPQKSDCQPNSPTESSSSKNARIGQSSGSLGTKSPTDPKACNWKKYKFIVLNNLNQSTKQDGADQNEAGTLSPHSYVSASACQQSMEPENLDVQSPTKLSLNGEDSTIPQASRLNNIVNRSLDGSPQSSEGQSPLYLHSSKCSSCGSQSPQHSEMCLHTPGSTFGEEMGETHSEYSDSSCENGAFFCNECDCRFSEEASLKRHSLQAHSDKPYKCDRCQASFRYKGNLASHKTVHTGEKPYRCTICGAQFNRPANLKTHTRIHSGEKPYKCETCGARFVQVAHLRAHVLIHTGEKPYPCEICGTRFRHLQTLKSHLRIHTGEKPYHCEKCNLHFRHKSQLRLHLRQKHGAITNTKVQYRVSTAELPPELPKAC; from the exons ATGGCCTCTCAGGCAGACAGCTGCATCCAGTTCACCCGTCACGCAAGTGACGTGCTTCTCAATCTCAACCGCCTTCGGAGCCGGGATATCCTCACCGATGTTGTTATCATCGTGAACCGGGAACAGTTCAGAGCCCACAAAACTGTCCTCATGGCCTGCAG CGGCCTCTTCTACAGCATATTCACTGACCAGCTAAAGTGCAATCTGAACATCATCACTCTGGCCCCAGACATCAACCCCGAGGGATTCTGCATCCTGCTGGACTTCATGTACACCTCCCGCCTCAACCTGAGGGAAAGCAACATCATGGCCGTCATGACCACCGCGCTCTACCTACAGATGGAGCACGTTGTCGATACTTGCCGAAGGTTTGTCAAGTCTAG TGAAGCCGAGGTGGTCTCTGCAATGAAGACGCCAAGGGAAGAGTTCTTGACGGGCCGGATGCTGAGTCATCCAGAGGTGATGGCTTACAGGAGCCGGGAAGTCTCCGAGAACAACATGCCTCTCCGAAACACGCCTCTCTGTGATGGGAGGGCCTTTGCCTCCAGTTTGTACAGTGGCCTGTCTGGATCGCCCCTTTCCTACACTGGATACAACCCCATTCCAGTCAACGGTTTCCTCTTAGATGACGAGCTGCGAGAGGCGAGGATCCCCCTGCCGGATGTCTCGAGGGTCAACCCTTTCCCAAAGGAGAGAATGCTGCCATGTGACAGCTCCAGGACAATCCCCACAGACTACACCAGAGCTGTCACCGACCTTTCAGCCAACATGTGCCACGCCACCATCTATTCTCCAAAAGAGGCTGCTGCTGAAGAGGCCAGAAATGATATGCACTACAGCATAGCCGCTGGCCCTAAGCCCGTCGCACCTCTGGTCCGAAACAATCCCTACTTTGCCTGTGACAAAGCAGCCAAAGAAGAAGAGCGGACCTCTTCAGAAGACGAGATAAGCCAGCACTTCGAACCAACCAACACACCAGTGAACCGAAAGGGTCTCATcagcccccagagcccccagAAGTCAGACTGCCAACCCAACTCGCCAACCGAGTCCAGCAGCAGCAAGAACGCCCGCATCGGTCAAAGCTCTGGCTCTCTGGGTACCAAGAGCCCTACTGACCCCAAAGCCTGCAACTGGAAGAAGTACAAATTCATTGTCCTCAACAACCTAAACCAGAGCACCAAGCAAGATGGTGCCGACCAGAATGAAGCGGGGACCCTCTCCCCTCACTCCTACGTGTCTGCGTCGGCTTGCCAGCAGTCCATGGAACCTGAGAATCTAGACGTCCAGTCCCCAACCAAGCTGAGCTTGAATGGGGAAGACTCGACAATCCCACAAGCCAGCAGGCTCAACAACATTGTGAACAG ATCCCTGGATGGGTCCCCTCAGAGCAGTGAGGGGCAGTCCCCTCTGTACCTGCATTCCTCAAAATGCAGCTCCTGCGGCTCCCAGTCCCCCCAGCATTCTGAGATGTGCCTTCACACCCCTGGCTCGACCTTCGGAGAGGAAATGGGCGAAACCCACTCCGAATACTCCGACTCCAGTTGTG AAAACGGAGCCTTCTTCTGCAATGAGTGCGACTGCAGGTTCTCTGAAGAGGCTTCTCTCAAGAGGCACTCCCTGCAGGCACACAGTGATAAGCCCTACAAGTGTGACCGTTGCCAGGCCTCCTTCCGCTACAAGGGAAACCTAGCCAGCCACAAAACCGTTCACACAG GTGAGAAGCCATATCGTTGCACTATCTGCGGAGCGCAGTTCAACCGCCCGGCCAACCTGAAGACCCACACACGCATCCACTCCGGAGAGAAGCCCTACAAGTGTGAGACCTGCGGGGCTAGATTTGTCCAG GTTGCCCATCTCCGAGCTCATGTGCTAATCCACACTGGCGAAAAACCCtacccctgtgaaatctgtggcACGCGCTTCCGGCACCTGCAAACGCTCAAAAGTCACCttcgaatccacacaggagagaaaccgtACCAT TGTGAGAAATGTAACCTGCATTTCCGCCACAAAAGCCAGCTGCGGCTGCACCTCCGGCAGAAACATGGCGCCATCACCAACACCAAGGTGCAATATCGCGTCTCGACAGCCGAGCTGCCACCAGAACTGCCCAAGGCGTGCTGA